In one Gossypium hirsutum isolate 1008001.06 chromosome D09, Gossypium_hirsutum_v2.1, whole genome shotgun sequence genomic region, the following are encoded:
- the LOC107890558 gene encoding endochitinase EP3, with the protein MRRRLPTILLAAIIAAGATAVKAQNCGCGEGLCCSRWGYCGTGDDYCGTGCQQGPCNAPPALNNVSVADIVTPEFFNRILDVAEESCEGKNFYTRSAFLDAVGPYPQFGRIGTVEDSNREIAAFFAHVTHETGHFCYIEEINGASRDYCDQNNDRYPCNPHKGYYGRGPIQLSWNFNYGPAGENIGFDGLNSPETVATDPVISFKTAIWYWVNFVQPVISQGFGATIRAINGALECDGANPATVERRVEYYIDYCNQLGVDPGPNLRC; encoded by the exons ATGAGGAGACGTTTACCGACCATTCTTCTAGCAGCGATTATTGCCGCCGGAGCAACGGCGGTAAAGGCTCAAAACTGTGGTTGTGGAGAAGGTTTATGTTGTAGCCGTTGGGGGTATTGCGGAACCGGCGATGACTATTGCGGCACAGGGTGCCAACAGGGTCCTTGTAATGCCCCCCCAGCTTTGAACAATGTTTCGGTGGCGGATATTGTTACACCGGAGTTCTTTAATAGGATATTGGATGTTGCGGAAGAGAGTTGTGAAGGGAAGAATTTTTACACGAGATCGGCGTTTCTTGACGCAGTGGGTCCTTATCCTCAGTTCGGAAGAATTGGAACTGTTGAGGATTCTAATCGTGAAATTGCTGCTTTCTTCGCGCATGTCACGCACGAAACTGGAC ATTTTTGCTACATAGAAGAGATAAACGGCGCCTCTAGAGACTACTGTGATCAAAACAACGACCGATATCCATGCAACCCTCACAAAGGCTACTACGGCCGAGGACCGATCCAACTATCCTGGAATTTCAACTACGGACCAGCCGGCGAGAACATCGGGTTCGATGGACTAAACTCACCTGAAACCGTCGCCACCGACCCAGTTATCTCCTTCAAGACTGCCATCTGGTATTGGGTCAACTTTGTTCAACCAGTGATAAGCCAAGGGTTCGGGGCAACCATTCGTGCCATTAATGGAGCTCTGGAGTGCGATGGTGCAAACCCAGCCACCGTTGAGCGACGGGTCGAGTACTATATCGATTATTGTAACCAGCTTGGTGTGGATCCAGGGCCTAATCTAAGATGCTAG